The genomic stretch ACTCCTGTTTAACATTACCTCTTTATCACCAATTTTAGCATGCTAGAACAGCTTTAACGAGAtccaaccaaaaatgaaaattctgtcatcatttacccatgtcattacaaacccatatgactttctttcttttgcagaacacacacattctttaaaatatcttcttttgtttgCAAACTGAATAGATGCTGCTGAAGACCTTGACTGTACTACATTAGCCACAGTATCagtgtttgaggaaaacattataataatgtagTCCTATTATTATTGTAGATAAAAGCAGCCGGAGACAAAGTGATGTTTCTGTTGGTGGATGAGGACACTGACAAATTCTTCAGGAGCAAAGGCATTCGACCAAGTGTGGCTCATGCCACGGTCAAGCACCTCCAACATAAACCACGCATTGCAGACATGACCAAGAAACCAGATGGTTATGGCTTTATGCTGAGGGAAGATCCTAAACACCCAGGTAAGTGTCCATGGTGTggaagtcaacatgaaatacaAATTTAGCCTAACTGCAGTCTAAATTACTTCTGCTTCAGTTGTTCAAAACCTTGCTCCATTCTgagtattatatttttgttggaTTATTCTTGGTGGCTTATATTTTGGTTCCTTCTGAGGGAAATGTTATAGCAGTGCATCTGTATCTGACCAGccaataaatgtaaaagtgttGCTGATAATAATCTtaaatttattcattcttttgtAAGTTTTAAGAATttcagactttatttatttttttaatccaaagtGTTTTACAGTATACTAATTGCATAGACATCTCTATGGAGTAACCTGAGGTTAAGCGCACTGCTCACAGATATGAACTCGGGGGAAATACAGCATGACTGTAATATCCTGGGTCTTGCAAATTTGCTGTTAGCAGCCCATATTCTCTTTGCATTACCATTGCATACCATTGTTACCCGTATTAGTTCTACTGTTTACATTTCTTTCCAGCATGGTGGTGCTAAGTGAACTTACTAAAGTTTATTGCAGTGTTAGGGCAACGTGTTCATGCTGGGTAATTGACATTGTTTAACTGTGATTCAGAGGAATTTTGATGACAATGTAAAATGATATGCAAAGGTTATGTACTGAAATGCCTCTAACATGCTATAAAAAACAGATTAGCATTTAATGTGATTTAATATCACAAGATGTTCTTACAGTAAATATTGTAGGGTGCAAAAGAAGggaattttaacaatataattaaaaattggcttttacattaaaaaaaaaataataaattaaataaaatgattactaatatattaataattaagttGGTTAAATTAATATTCCTAAttacaatcaataaataaatcccAATACTATTAACATACTGATGAAAAGATAAATTATACTGAAAAGACATCCTGGCCAGGATTTCAAAATTGCGTAAAATTTCActgttttggctttgtttttctATTGCCGTGCTTATACAGTAtatgtgaagagttcagatgcagaaCCCTCTAAAAGCCACTTTGGTCAAAAATTAATCATACAGAGTGAATGTTCTCGACACATactatacatccatcaaatacttttacttcaaactcgctaaattccagcctcattttaatgaaaaatggcAGATGGACTTTGAGACTTtagcatctgaactcttcatgtacACGTATTTCCATCGTTTTGGATGTTCTCTGTAGATCCCATCTTCTTGCATGCCAAGCTAGTTTGATTATGTAAATCAAGGACGTATGGTCACCCTAGATAAATTGAGAAAAaggtttgttttatgttttaatatttgattcatgtcatattttgttttctgtcgAAGGTCATTACCTTGGAGAAATAGACAAAGGAAGCCCTGCAGAGCAAGCGGGACTGAAGAGTAAGGACAGACTAGCGGCTGTAAATGGACAGGAAGTAGATCACTGCAGGCATGAGCAGGTGGTGGAAAAAATATCTCAACAAGGAAACAAGTGCTCCCTCCTGGTGCTGGATCCAGAAACagataaaatgtacaaattggTGAGTCCTTTTCATTCACTAAGATTACTGCAGTAAACATTGAtttaagacatttacaatgatACTGAAAAGTATAGTTACTGtgcagttaaaggagaactattatgcccctttttacaatatgtaatttaaGTCTCAGATGTCCCCAggatgtgtctgtgaagtttcagctcaaaataccccacagagcatttattatatcattttgaaaatgcccattttgagtggaagcagaaacacgctgtttttgtgcatgtctctttaaatgcaaatgagctgctgctcccagcccacttttccagaatagagctgtgcctttacagctcgttCCTCAGATACTTTGCCAAAAACGTctttttggttttgattatcatgtctatcgtgcTCATATCATGCACtttaaagccatattagtttaaactgatatacggttttctgagtgcacacatccGAAACATACGCACAGAAAGCGaatgtcacacggcatgtgagtactaaactaagttctctttcttATTGGACTTAAACTGTcaaagtttatgttaaaaacacacatgagttacaaaaacagtcagtcatgtctgtgaaggtaagaaatcacatgtttatattagatctgtgtggcagtagtctgttatacagtaaataaatcaataaatccactgctctcttgtctatATATagaatagtgttctgtgctcatctgtgcgtTCAAAGACAGAagagttagcatgctttgcttgaatTTTGTCGCttgcaaaaaaacagaattgcagcGCCGTGAGTGGCAACGTGCAGATTAGTGGGCGGTAGTATTACAATAAGATTccccttctttttttaaactgtttaatgcTTTGTTGTATAGGGTGATGTTTCTCCACTTCTGTACTGGGAGGAAATGAGAGGAGCCCCACCAGGCTATCCTGAGCATGAAGCTGAAGCCATACCTGCTCTGGCGGTACCTGCCCCAGCAGATTTGGAGCACAAACCCAGACTGTGCCGGCTGGAGAAGACCGCTGCTGGATTTGGTTTCCATCTCAATGGCATCCAGGGAACTTATGGACAGTACATCAAAGAGGTGGGCTCTGAGTAATGATCTGTGCTGACATTTCTAGAAAGCTTTGGTAGATATCTCTATAGGTTTGGTTTTTGAATAGCTTCAAAGGAGTTCACTTAAAaagtctgtcattatttactcatcctcatgacattccaaacctgtatgactttctttcttcatctgAAGAAAGTACTCttgataatgcaataacatgttcagtattaggatttttctgtaaagatactgtcatgatgtaatcattattgtactaattttgacatctaggcaatttagaaaatattgttttgttaaatctatagtattttaagataaaacaacaacacctggtcataatgtgatactttacatttaaattgttactgcaaataaatatactgaggtcattgttttgcaacaaggtAGAGACAGTTCTGCTCATAACAGTAAATCAGTGAAAAAAGCAAAACTGAGATGCAGAAAGATAtcatggaaaatgaagagactgTAAAGGAAAATGGATGTgaaggtgcagttcaagagagagacatttttcttattttgcacggCCCCAGCCTaaagttttatacatttatttaaatgtgatggccatacaaaaaaaaatagggttgtccatggtttcagaattttttgtgggtgtatgggatggcctggatgagtgtgagattttCCCGGCCTGAGATTTTGTCCCAATCTGgccctgttctacatggtggTTGTTTAGCCTTCATACattcaaattttatatattattattaaaattactataagttataagttattttgtattaatgtgtcaatatgacatgaggtccagttaccagcgTAACACTACAGcccatacttctttactttaacttaagtaaaaaCAAGTGTAGTCAATACTTCTATgtttaccagagtatttttaaaaatgagtatCTGTGCTTCTACTTGAGTGAAGAATGTGTGTACGTTTGCCATCtctgtgcaattctgagaaaaaaagtcagaattgtgagtttatatgtcacaattttgagaaaaaatctgaattgtgagtttatattatgcaattctgaaaaaatttgGGGGTGGATTAACCCgttattgtgttgttttctcTCAGGTGGTGAAAGGTGGAGCAGCAGACAAAGCCGGACTAAAGGATGATGACATTGTTGTGGAGGTGAATGGAGTGAACGTGGAAAAGATCATGCATGAGGAGGTTGTTGACCTCATCCGCAAGAGCGGGAACACGCTGTTCCTCCTAGTTGCTGACAGGACGGCCTATGAGTACCTAAAAGCACGAGGGATCCCCATCTCCCTTCAGCTGATTAATAACGAGCCCTCCACTGATGACCCCGCACCAGCTTATGCAGAGGAGGATGAGAAGAAAGATACAGAAAGTGACAACGAAAGACCAGCCACTCCACCTGCTCAAACTCGGTCAAGGGTCAGTATTCggcatttcaaaatgttttcaatgtTCACAATATACCTCATAATACTACGTTTTTCATTCTGTCATCACTTACTCACACTTATGTCATTCCAAGTAGAGTactgagtagcaaatcagaacaggagtaatgaaaattcagctttgcatcacagtaataaattgcattttaaagtatattctaatagtaaagaatttttttaaattgtaataatattcaacagttttacagtaattttgatcaaataaatgcagagttctttcaacaacataaaaaaaaatcgtacCAACCCTaaagttttgaatggtagtatatatTGTGATTTCCTAAAAGAGCTactaacttaatttttttcaccctagtcttcttcttcttcatcctcttcatcatcatcatcatcttcagcATCAGCTGAGGACGACAGACTCTGAGCACACCACACTTCTGTACCAACAGATACCTCCAATACTGTGATTTAGTGACAGGTTGATGCACTTACCTGATCAACTCCTGTACAATCTATTAAGAGGCGAATATGCCCCTTTAAACAAGATCCTGTAAGACCACTGATTAAAGAATATTTTCAATGTGAATTTATATAGCTATTAGTCATGATATCAAATGCAACAGATTGTTTCTGTACTGCTTTCACTGGGATTTACAACAACAATGATCtgtcttgtttttattatgCTTGTGatacatgaaatataaaaataacaagtaCTTATGGTCTTTCAGGCAATGCATACTTGGTGTATAATTTATTCTACAGaatatttgtctttttctcATGGATGCCAATTGAATAAAACCTCTTTATTTGGTGTGACGGTAAATCTAACTCTGTGAAAactattcttattattttaaaggtgCATTCAGTAGTTCTACTGCAAGTGTTAGCACCAATGTAATGGTACCTATAACCAAAGTGGAAAAATACTATATGCTACTATACTGATCCACTGATAACGATAAAACCAGGTGATTTGcacttttaacatttaatgacAGATTTACTTTGTACGTCTGCATCatgtattataatgaaaatgatgaaatgttttacacataaacaaaaataaatatcattcaAAGCATTTACGtcatgaattaaaaattaatactcaCTTTCTATATTTGCAGCTCCAGCTTTAATCGAACGAAACAGCCAAGGACTCCCGTCACTAACAAATCCGTTAATTTATTGAACACTGAGCTCTGTtttgctatctatctatcgatctatctatctatctattacagtggttctcaactcggtcctcggggcccactgttctacacattttgtatgtttctgaatctgacacactctgtttagttcatggatctttttcctaatgagctgatgatctgaatcaggtgagttaaatgagggagacaggCAGTGGGCCTCGAGGACGGGAGTTGAGAACCATtgatctattatatatatatatatatatatatatatatatatatatatatatatatattagagatgcgcggatgagctcaaacctcacccgaatccgcagcttcaaataaattatctacacgccacccacccgcacctatatttttctctgatttagataaccgcacccgatcgtcatttacaattattataattcttagttttgcatgatgatatgatgaatggatggttcatttttaacagcagattgattcagctgatctgcacatcgTATAAGCTTAATCACTCGTGCcaaagaataacgttaactgacatctggacgtgactctccgcGATCTCTGATGAAATCGGTTGGGTGTTTGAACGCCTACTGAATGCttggacaaaagtttacaggggttcacccaatttaagaaatttctgatagtaaaaatctaattctattcatttataatgtattgttttcattttaatgtactgATTTACATTAGTaaattagtaattattattattttaatactcggCGTGCCTGCCTTGACATACTCTCGCTATGAACAGACAACAAATCTGgtgcgcaatcatcaaacatattccataagaatgaatggaaaacgctcGCTTCGCTCGACTCGCTACGCTGTAGTGGAAACACACGGTTACCGTCCGTCCattcgtttttttatttaatattgaaagaagaaacatgagaaaacggctcctttttcgttttttcattctttccagaaaaacgaaaaacaagaattcagcttgatttttcgtttttcgttcaggggtggaaaaatgaataaacagcttaaaggaaccgtatgtaggattgtggccaaaactggtactgcaatcactttcaaaatactgtagaacggcgtatcccctccccctcccccctGACTCGAGGTTGCCAGCTAAGCTGCAGGATTCCGCAGGAACGTAGGCTGCTACAAGGAGCTTCCAATGGCAAGTGACGAGTCCTAcacaataagtttttttttcttctgttacttATGTTTATGCTTCACGAGAGATGTTTTGCAAAGTAATTATGTGTCGCAAAAATTTATTAAAGGCGATTAGCCAAATATTTCATAAAGATGTACTGTAATACCACATTTCAGTCGGAACATAGATTGTTTTCATACCGTGCTAGCGGTGCGATATAAAGCTTTTTATGAACGCATTTAGCACGCGACCGTGGAAAATCCACTGTGTACGGAAGCACGGGGCTTTTAGCCTATACCAACAAAATTCTTCTCCGTTTTCAGCCGTTTCCATCTGTCAAAGGCATCTCctatacaaatccttgttttatttcggaCTTTGTCACGACGTACTTCGGATTCATAACAAGGTCTTTTAGGTTTCGTaactttatacatgttttacCCGACACGTTCGTAGCTGCAGCTGTAACTAGAGCAGAGCTGCCAACCCGGATGACGGAACTCTACTGACTTCGTGATTGGTAGATAGCTGGAGGGTGGCGCCtcagaccaaaacacaacatgacaaCATCAACGTCAGTTGAGGGctgcaactttcacttttaaatgacaatatcctggccggaccactgttgtcagtgatataagtatttgaaatgaacatgatttcttaatgtctagtgacatgtcagggccattttatgattaactgaaataaatttcttacatacggttcctttaaATACTCGATTTCTACAAGTGGGCGAAACGAAACGCCCCTTTCTACCGATTGGTCAGCCGAAGATCAAACAGTGCCCCCATCAGTTCTTCTGCAGAGTTTCGCACTGAATAATCCTCCAGCTGCTGCAGTTGAACGGATAATTAACGCGTTTAttgcaaatacatttaatcttttttgctCACGACACAACCACACTGACGAATGGCTCGACACAACTCCTACCGGGGCAGAGCCTAGACAGGGCTTTCTTCTGTGTGCTATTCTCAAAGTGCCACCTTTTTTATCATGAAACATGCTGTGATTTATTCCAAAGTAACTTTCGAATGATGTCctgctcttatctgtatgactgtaaatgacagagtattaagTTGTTTCCGCTGCTGAGGAAAGAAATTCCAATGATGGCGCTGGCGTCTCGCGCGCTCACACAACGTACCAATGCACTGTTCATTATCGAAGTAAAGGCACCGTCAACCAAACATATAAGAAGTTATTACGCTTAATTAAATGTGTCTGTTGTACAATAGCCTATAGGCAAAATATAACCTGTATAGTTGCTGACTGTTATTTTGCTTGCATATTGGGACCCGATTGAAGAAGccttctttacaaaaatattttagcaggTAAATCGCAAAGAGGCTATGGAAACTttggaattaaataaatgcctttctgcgtttaaaataaatgttgtttataacggcactatttttaaaaggctagcatatttttattttacatggctacttatatttttttgttcttgtttgttttctgaataCCATTCATTTAAGGATTTGAAGTGAAGTGAGGTGAAGTAAATGTTAATAGTGTTTATGTGCACAACGACTTGCTCGGGTTGTCAAATAGTCAGAATGACAGTTCTTGTGTGAACGTTATAGGCTTACACCAGAGTCAATGCCTATTCTTTCCTTTTTGtattagtgtttaaaatatttaatgtacaaCTAATCTAATTATTtgtatcttattttttttttacttatttggcG from Labeo rohita strain BAU-BD-2019 chromosome 9, IGBB_LRoh.1.0, whole genome shotgun sequence encodes the following:
- the pdzk1 gene encoding Na(+)/H(+) exchange regulatory cofactor NHE-RF3; translated protein: MAGPKPRVITLSKRDGQGYGFFLRVEHGEEGHLIRDLEMRGVAEMAGLKDGDRIIRVNGTFVDNKEHNQVADLVKKSGMTVTLHILGEEAYKSAKAKGVNLADPQLGQSHPTMNGVSAPATKAKLCYLQKSSSGFGFSLKSTKDSRGIFMTEVLSGGVADKAGVKTGDRIVEINSENVESLSHDQTVQKIKAAGDKVMFLLVDEDTDKFFRSKGIRPSVAHATVKHLQHKPRIADMTKKPDGYGFMLREDPKHPGHYLGEIDKGSPAEQAGLKSKDRLAAVNGQEVDHCRHEQVVEKISQQGNKCSLLVLDPETDKMYKLGDVSPLLYWEEMRGAPPGYPEHEAEAIPALAVPAPADLEHKPRLCRLEKTAAGFGFHLNGIQGTYGQYIKEVVKGGAADKAGLKDDDIVVEVNGVNVEKIMHEEVVDLIRKSGNTLFLLVADRTAYEYLKARGIPISLQLINNEPSTDDPAPAYAEEDEKKDTESDNERPATPPAQTRSRSSSSSSSSSSSSSSASAEDDRL